From one Eucalyptus grandis isolate ANBG69807.140 chromosome 9, ASM1654582v1, whole genome shotgun sequence genomic stretch:
- the LOC120288407 gene encoding plant intracellular Ras-group-related LRR protein 5-like, which produces MLELSGYSTLVRLTFDNRGRLKEIDSSVGKSTHLRELNITDCEIIEHVRDEIGVLAKPERFSLRGSYGVSILPTSIGDSASLKKPDLSITRIGSLPESVGKLRCLSDLFLQFSGNAEIPGAIEVLVTLQHLHLARDEIKQLPDFIGQINSPCTLNLSTNGLLSSNSSQWKLPKAIGQWEKLEELYLGRSKELEGDILDEEIDSSVGKSTHLRELNITDCELIEHVRDEIGVLAKLRALLFAWLLWCEHTPHLIGDSASLKKPDLSITRIGSLPESVGKLQCLSDLFLQFSGNAEIPGAIEVLVKLRHFHLSSDEIKQLPDFIGEINSPCTLNLSTNGLLSSNSSQWKLPKAIG; this is translated from the exons ATGCTAGAATTGTCTGGATACTCAACTTTAGTGAGGCTGACGTTTGACAATCGTGGGAGGTTGAAGGAAATAGACAGCTCCGTTGGAAAGTCAACGCACTTGCGTGAACTGAATATCACCGATTGTGAGATCATTGAGCATGTGCGTGATGAAATTGGAGTGCTAGCGAAGCCTGAGCGCTTCTCTTTGCGTGGCTCCTACGGTGTGAGCATACTCCCCACCTCTATCGGCGACTCGGCATCATTAAAGAAGCCGGACCTTTCAATTACTCGAATTGGAAGCCTACCGGAGTCCGTCGGAAAGCTACGGTGTTTGTCAGATCTCTTCCTACAATTCTCGGGAAACGCTGAAATTCCCGGTGCAATTGAAGTGTTAGTAACGCTGCAACATCTTCATCTGGCGAGGGATGAGATTAAACAACTTCCAGACTTCATTGGACAAATAAATTCACCGTGCACCCTGAATTTGTCAACTAATGGTTTGCTTAGCTCAAATTCCAGTCAATGGAAGTTACCCAAAGCCATTGGACAGTGGGAGAAACTAGAGGAGCTTTATCTTGGTCGTTCTAAGGAGTTGGAAGGCGATATCCTCGATGAG GAAATAGACAGCTCTGTTGGAAAGTCAACGCACTTGCGTGAACTGAATATCACCGATTGTGAGCTCATTGAGCATGTGCGTGATGAAATTGGAGTGCTAGCGAAGCTACGAGCGCTTCTCTTTGCGTGGCTCCTATGGTGTGAGCATACTCCCCACCTCATCGGCGACTCGGCATCATTAAAGAAGCCGGACCTTTCAATTACTCGAATTGGAAGCCTACCGGAGTCCGTCGGAAAGCTACAGTGTTTGTCAGATCTGTTCCTACAATTCTCGGGAAACGCTGAAATTCCCGGTGCAATTGAAGTGTTAGTAAAGCTGCGACATTTTCATCTATCGAGCGATGAGATTAAACAACTTCCAGACTTCATTGGAGAAATAAATTCCCCGTGCACTCTGAATTTGTCAACTAATGGTTTGCTTAGCTCAAATTCCAGTCAATGGAAGTTACCCAAAGCCATTGGATAG